In the genome of Paenibacillus sp. FSL R5-0766, one region contains:
- the mgtE gene encoding magnesium transporter, with protein sequence MNGPHTKKDFSVEEITKQLVQHVQSRNLPDFYKLVKELHPYDLSLVYKKFPEEETNRFLLLFKPDALADLAETLKLHDQIQLFERLGPERTLEVMQRMDKSDLIRFMHDLPAKRREELLSNMNLDHSAIIRSVLNYPPETAGRIMTDQYRTLLAHETAKEALRQSQGTMHISPSSYLYVTDDEGKLVGVVSYRSLALADDKTQVEELMTRRVIHATVDMDQEEAAQLLQRYEFIALPVVDENHRLCGIIQMDDVIDIIMDEASEDLAKMGGGSKDIDFDTKPLVAVRRRLPWLILLLLIGLISGSIVDFFEDTLNQVVALAFFMPMIAGMTGNTGTQSLAVVVRGLIGRKLDKATVLALIGREIKVGIMIGLVCGLLITVIAYFWQGDWLLGAIIGVSLFLTLVIGTLTGTCIPLLLSRFKVDPAVASGPLITTLNDILSLFIYFGIATRFLDALM encoded by the coding sequence ATGAACGGACCTCATACCAAAAAAGATTTCTCCGTGGAGGAGATCACCAAACAACTCGTGCAACATGTGCAATCCCGGAACCTTCCCGATTTCTATAAATTGGTGAAAGAACTGCATCCCTACGACCTCTCACTTGTATATAAAAAGTTCCCTGAAGAAGAAACCAATCGGTTTCTGCTCCTCTTCAAACCCGATGCTCTGGCGGATCTCGCCGAGACCCTGAAGCTGCACGACCAGATTCAACTGTTTGAACGACTTGGGCCGGAACGAACACTTGAAGTCATGCAGCGGATGGACAAAAGTGATTTGATCCGGTTTATGCACGATTTACCCGCCAAACGCCGAGAAGAATTGCTGTCCAACATGAATCTGGACCACTCTGCCATTATCCGATCCGTGCTTAATTATCCGCCGGAGACGGCAGGACGCATCATGACAGATCAATATCGGACCCTGCTCGCTCATGAGACAGCGAAGGAAGCCTTACGGCAATCACAAGGTACCATGCATATCTCCCCCTCCAGTTACCTCTATGTGACCGATGATGAAGGCAAACTGGTCGGTGTCGTGAGTTATCGATCTCTTGCCTTGGCTGACGATAAGACCCAGGTTGAAGAACTGATGACCCGGCGGGTGATCCATGCAACGGTAGATATGGACCAGGAAGAAGCAGCACAGCTTCTACAGCGTTATGAGTTTATTGCACTTCCGGTGGTGGATGAAAATCACAGGTTATGCGGTATCATTCAGATGGATGATGTCATCGATATTATTATGGATGAAGCCAGTGAAGATTTGGCCAAGATGGGGGGCGGCAGCAAGGATATCGACTTTGATACCAAACCACTTGTGGCCGTCAGACGCAGGCTTCCCTGGCTCATATTGCTTCTCTTGATTGGATTAATCTCGGGAAGTATCGTGGATTTTTTCGAAGATACACTCAATCAGGTTGTGGCATTGGCATTCTTCATGCCGATGATCGCAGGTATGACCGGTAACACAGGAACGCAGTCTCTGGCTGTTGTGGTACGCGGACTGATCGGACGCAAACTCGACAAAGCCACCGTACTCGCACTGATTGGTCGGGAGATCAAGGTAGGAATAATGATTGGCTTGGTATGTGGATTGCTGATTACTGTCATCGCTTATTTCTGGCAAGGGGACTGGCTGCTGGGCGCCATTATTGGGGTATCTCTGTTCCTCACTCTTGTCATTGGTACACTGACCGGTACATGCATCCCGCTTCTGCTTAGTCGTTTCAAAGTCGACCCGGCTGTTGCCTCTGGCCCGTTAATCACCACATTGAATGATATCTTGTCCCTGTTTATCTATTTTGGCATCGCCACACGTTTCCTCGATGCCTTGATGTAA
- a CDS encoding DNA alkylation repair protein, whose protein sequence is MEVDIRTQLLSMVEPEYQKFSAALIPNITNVLGVRLPALRKIAKQLAAGDWRTYLETAEDEYFEEVMLQAMVIGHVQADLDELLKAIETFVPKIDNWSVCDSFCAGLKYTKVHSEPMWAFLQPYLRSDQEYEIRFGVVMLLNFYLNERYIDQVLSALDQIRHEAYYVKMAVAWAISMAYVKQPEVTMRYLNHNTLDDFTYNKALQKITESYRVDPESKQMIRSMKRKVKKQITS, encoded by the coding sequence GTGGAAGTAGATATCAGAACACAATTGCTCAGCATGGTTGAGCCGGAGTATCAGAAATTCTCGGCTGCACTTATTCCCAACATCACGAATGTACTTGGTGTAAGGTTGCCAGCCTTACGAAAAATTGCCAAGCAACTTGCCGCCGGGGACTGGCGCACGTATCTGGAAACGGCAGAGGATGAATATTTTGAAGAAGTGATGTTGCAAGCGATGGTCATTGGGCATGTACAGGCTGATCTGGACGAACTGTTAAAGGCTATTGAAACATTTGTACCGAAGATTGACAACTGGTCGGTGTGTGACAGCTTCTGTGCTGGACTGAAATATACGAAGGTCCATTCGGAGCCCATGTGGGCGTTCTTGCAGCCGTATCTGAGATCAGATCAGGAATATGAAATCCGGTTTGGTGTGGTAATGCTGTTGAATTTTTATCTGAATGAGAGATATATCGATCAGGTTCTATCCGCATTGGATCAGATTAGGCACGAGGCGTATTATGTGAAAATGGCAGTGGCTTGGGCCATCTCAATGGCTTATGTGAAACAACCTGAGGTGACTATGCGTTATCTGAACCATAATACCCTGGACGATTTTACGTATAATAAGGCACTTCAGAAAATCACGGAATCTTATCGCGTGGATCCAGAGAGCAAGCAGATGATCCGTAGTATGAAACGTAAGGTGAAGAAGCAGATTACCTCCTAG
- a CDS encoding methylated-DNA--[protein]-cysteine S-methyltransferase, with the protein MRKKLMYTTMQLDGRPWVLLATEQGLCRVVMPNETLEDWNGWIQKVAPGVELEENEDALKQTGMIDWLQSYFAGEPMAYTDAIPLDLIGTNFQQEVWRELGRVPYGEIRTYGDIAAAIGRPSAVRAVGAANGANPIPVLLPCHRIIGANRKLTGFRGGLEMKRRLLDIEQIEGVTDGGHARFHF; encoded by the coding sequence ATGAGAAAAAAGTTGATGTACACCACGATGCAGTTGGACGGTCGTCCATGGGTGCTGCTCGCTACGGAACAGGGATTGTGCCGAGTGGTCATGCCAAACGAAACATTGGAAGATTGGAACGGCTGGATACAGAAGGTTGCACCTGGCGTGGAACTGGAAGAGAACGAGGATGCTCTGAAACAAACAGGTATGATCGACTGGTTGCAGTCCTATTTTGCAGGAGAACCGATGGCTTATACAGATGCGATCCCACTGGACTTGATCGGAACGAACTTCCAGCAGGAGGTATGGAGAGAGCTAGGGCGTGTGCCTTACGGTGAAATTCGGACCTATGGTGACATTGCCGCTGCGATTGGAAGACCTTCGGCTGTGCGAGCAGTTGGGGCTGCCAATGGGGCCAATCCAATTCCGGTTCTGCTACCATGCCACCGCATTATTGGGGCTAATCGCAAGCTGACCGGGTTCCGTGGAGGCCTGGAGATGAAGCGCAGACTGCTGGATATCGAACAGATTGAAGGTGTGACCGATGGAGGGCATGCGCGGTTTCATTTTTAA